One window from the genome of Magnolia sinica isolate HGM2019 chromosome 4, MsV1, whole genome shotgun sequence encodes:
- the LOC131243555 gene encoding uncharacterized protein LOC131243555, protein MARFLPTSLQISHPFSSSPQNPKKLQKSQHNPFPNKALEPQNEPASSDPAPELADSDSEFDSRLAQVRLKYRSGTGKKAELRKSKKSPSSSKKGVSVFLPPVPLKEPVSGGLKVDFGFCPYTERLNGRLAALGLAALLLVELASGKSVLSYHKPPILFVQIYFMAAVSAVFVKYEKEKVSVWPDSIAKK, encoded by the coding sequence ATGGCGAGATTTCTCCCAACATCTCTTCAAATCTCTCACCCTTTCTCTTCTTCCCCTCAAAACCCTAAGAAACTTCAAAAATCCCAACACAATCCCTTCCCCAACAAAGCCCTCGAACCCCAGAACGAGCCCGCCTCGTCCGACCCGGCACCTGAACTGGCCGATTCCGACTCGGAATTCGACAGCCGGCTCGCCCAGGTCCGGCTCAAGTACCGCAGCGGAACTGGCAAGAAAGCCGAGCTCCGTAAATCCAAGAAATCCCCATCCTCATCGAAGAAGGGCGTTTCCGTCTTTCTTCCTCCGGTTCCGCTCAAAGAACCGGTTTCAGGCGGTCTGAAGGTTGATTTCGGCTTCTGTCCGTACACCGAGCGGTTGAACGGGCGTTTGGCCGCGCTAGGGCTCGCGGCGCTGCTGCTGGTGGAGCTGGCGTCTGGGAAGAGCGTCCTCAGCTATCATAAGCCGCCGATTCTGTTCGTGCAGATTTATTTCATGGCCGCCGTCTCCGCAGTGTTCGTGAAGtatgagaaggagaaagtgagcgTTTGGCCGGACTCAATCGCGAAGAAATAG
- the LOC131244619 gene encoding DNA polymerase delta catalytic subunit-like codes for MISNQYLFKQIGCHSYLCSYSKMHFYFLLLHALIFCLCGCHEKRDAATAPNVGDRVLYVIIKAAKGAKAYERSEDPIFVLENNIPIDSHYYLENQISKPLLRIFDPILKNAEKELLHGSHTRSVSISIPSNSGIMKFAKKQLCCIGCKALIR; via the exons ATGATTTCGAATCAGTATTTatttaaacaaattggatgtcattcCTATCTTTGTTCTTACAGcaagatgcatttttattttcttttattgcatGCTCTTATTTTCTGCTTGTGTGGTTGTCATGAAAAGCGGGATGCTGCCACTGCTCCAAATGTTGGGGATCGTGTTCTGTATGTTATTATTAAAGCTGCAAAAGGTGCCAAG GCTTATGAAAGGTCGGAGGATCCTATCTTCGTGCTAGAGAATAACATTCCAATTGATTCCCATTACTATCTCGAAAATCAAATTAGCAAG CCGCTTTTGAGAATATTTGATCCCATTCTGAAGAATGCGGAAAAGGAACTTCTCCATGGCAGCCACACAAGATCAGTTTCCATTTCAATTCCTTCAAACAGCGGTATCATGAAATTTGCTAAGAAACAACTTTGTTGCATTGGCTGCAAAGCTCTAATCAGGTAA